One genomic window of Denticeps clupeoides chromosome 14, fDenClu1.1, whole genome shotgun sequence includes the following:
- the LOC114763639 gene encoding trace amine-associated receptor 13c-like, translating into MSTEEVNDTLSCVPCAERRLPPEVYLFLYMSTAAVVLLTACGNLLVIVSVCHFKQLHTPTNLLILSLAVADFLMGILVMPFQMSFTIEPCWMFGFVLCEIYKLCSTQLMVVSVFNVTLIAVDRYISLFIPFHYSSVVTLRVILTTVLCTWNFSSLYSVCLVYFNRFYHSTQTCPGECSFIMNQALYICDLLIVFILPSATIITLYMKIFIMVKKHVVAIKAVIQPTNHQSKAPRSEHKAAKALSVVVGVFMAALLPYYISSMLTDFIDEQAFTIMVNCFSILFCFNSTINPVIYALFHPWFQKSVKLILTRQIFNPDSSLKNVIS; encoded by the coding sequence ATGAGCACTGAGGAGGTGAACGACACGCTCAGCTGTGTGCCGTGTGCTGAGAGACGCCTGCCCCCAGAAGTCTACCTCTTCCTGTACATGTCCACAGCGGCCGTGGTGCTTCTGACAGCGTGTGGGAACCTGCTGGTGATCGTCTCCGTCTGCCACTTCAAGCAGCTGCACACCCCCACCAACCTGCTGATCCTGTCCCTGGCTGTGGCTGATTTTCTCATGGGCATCTTGGTGATGCCGTTCCAGATGTCTTTCACGATTGAGCCCTGCTGGATGTTTGGTTTCGTGCTCTGTGAGATCTACAAACTCTGTAGCACGCAGCTCATGGTGGTTTCTGTCTTCAACGTCACTCTGATTGCTGTGGACCGCTACATCTCCTTGTTCATCCCATTTCACTACTCCAGTGTAGTCACGCTCAGAGTGATCCTCACCACTGTCCTCTGTACCTGGAATTTCTCTTCACTCTACAGTGTATGTTTAGTCTATTTCAACAGGTTCTACCACAGCACTCAGACGTGTCCTGGtgaatgctccttcatcatGAATCAGGCCTTGTATATCTGTGACCTCCTGATCGTTTTTATCCTGCCTTCAGCCACCATAATAACCCTGTACATGAAAATCTTCATCATGGTCAAGAAGCATGTGGTGGCCATCAAGGCAGTGATCCAGCCAACAAACCACCAGAGCAAAGCTCCAAGGTCTGAGCACAAGGCGGCTAAAGCTCTGAGCGTGGTGGTGGGCGTCTTCATGGCTGCTCTCCTGCCATATTACATCAGTTCAATGCTGACTGACTTCATTGACGAACAGGCGTTCACCATCATGGTAAACTGCTTCTccattttattctgctttaaCTCCACCATCAACCCTGTTATTTACGCCCTCTTCCACCCCTGGTTTCAGAAAAGCGTCAAACTCATACTAACTCGCCAGATATTCAACCCCGACTCGtcactgaaaaatgtcatttcatga
- the LOC114803095 gene encoding trace amine-associated receptor 13c-like, translated as MSTEIYVLLYTLTAAAVLLTACGNLLVIVSVCLFRQLHTPTNLLILSLAVTDFLVGILVMPFHMTRLIELCWIFGSAICEVYKLSGLHLTFVSVYNIALIAVDRYLGLSHPFQYRCLVSLNVILAAVLSIWLVSFFYNSSVLYVTNSSIRMCPGQCYYGFVQTIFISDLLITFILPCGTITVLYTRIFVTARRHAVAIRALCTQRDVTIASDKTSTMKSERKAAKILGIVVAVFLACLMPYFLSTVMFDLMEAQSASNIFNSLDVLFSLNSTINPIIYALFYPWFKKSIKLILTFRIFRTDPSFIIS; from the coding sequence ATGTCCACAGAGATCTACGTGTTGCTCTACACGCTCACGGCGGCCGCGGTGCTTCTGACAGCGTGTGGGAACCTGCTGGTGATCGTCTCCGTCTGCCTCTTCAGGCAGCTGCACACCCCCACCAACCTGCTGATCCTGTCCCTGGCCGTCACCGACTTCCTCGTGGGGATCCTCGTCATGCCCTTCCACATGACGCGTTTAATCGAGCTCTGCTGGATCTTCGGCTCTGCGATCTGTGAAGTGTACAAGCTGTCCGGGCTCCACCTGACCTTCGTCTCGGTTTATAACATCGCTCTGATCGCCGTCGACCGCTACCTGGGGCTCAGCCACCCCTTCCAGTACCGCTGCCTGGTGTCCCTGAACGTCATCCTGGCCGCGGTGCTGAGCATTTGGCTCGTGTCCTTCTTCTACAACAGCTCAGTGCTCTATGTCACCAACTCCTCCATCAGGATGTGTCCAGGCCAGTGCTACTATGGCTTTGTCCAGACCATCTTTATCTCCGACCTGCTCATCACCTTCATTCTGCCATGCGGCACAATCACTGTTCTTTACACGAGAATCTTTGTCACCGCCAGGCGGCACGCAGTTGCAATCCGGGCACTTTGCACCCAGAGAGACGTGACCATCGCGTCAGATAAAACCTCCACCATGAAATCAGAGAGGAAGGCTGCTAAGATCCTCGGGATCGTGGTGGCCGTCTTCCTGGCTTGTCTGATGCCGTATTTCCTCAGTACGGTCATGTTTGACCTGATGGAGGCGCAGTCAGCGTCCAACATCTTCAACAGCCTAGATGTCCTCTTCAGTCTCAACTCCACCATAAACCCAATCATCTATGCCCTGTTCTACCCCTGGTTCAAGAAGAGCATCAAGCTCATTCTAACGTTCAGGATTTTCAGAACAGACCCCTCATTCATCATTTCATGA
- the LOC114803407 gene encoding katanin p60 ATPase-containing subunit A1-like translates to MSLLEISDNVKLAREYALLGSYSSAAVCYQGVLEQIRTHQQSLRDAALQQRWQQVWQQINVEKSRVRDIVSTLDSFQMDGDAARPSSAAGDCDVWPAVAAERRASPCPIRRSAGSHKDNKPHSNRLSAGPRAQYRQSPRGPNGDRAKPPRAKDKKENPSRGKDDKNKPDVSEKEVKKFDRGGEDKDLIETLERDIISQNPNVKWEDIADLEEAKKLLKEAVVLPMWMPEFFKGIRRPWKGVLMVGPPGTGKTLLAKAVATECRTTFFNVSSSTLTSKYRGESEKLVRLLFEMARFYAPTTIFIDEIDSMCGRRGTSEEHEASRRVKAELLVQMDGVGGSSENDPAKMVMVLAATNFPWDIDEALRRRLEKRIYIPLPSARGRVELLKISLKELELADDVDLGKIAEQMEGYSGADITNVCRDASLMAMRRRIEGLTPEEIRNISRDEMHMPTTMEDFEVALKKVSKSVSAADLEKYQTWIDEFGSC, encoded by the exons ATGAGCCTGCTGGAGATCAGCGACAACGTGAAGCTGGCCCGGGAGTACGCGCTGCTCGGCAGCTACAGCTCGGCCGCCGTCTGCTACCAGGGCGTCCTGGAGCAGATCCGGACCCACCAGCAGTCGCTCCGAGACGCCGCGCTGCAGCAGAGATGGCAGCAG GTGTGGCAGCAGATAAACGTGGAGAAGAGCCGCGTCCGGGACATCGTGTCCACGCTGGACAGCTTCCAGATGGACGGCGACGCGGCGAGGCCCAGCAGCGCCGCCGGGGACTGCGACGTGTGGCCGGCGGTGGCGGCGGAGCGCAG AGCGTCCCCATGTCCGATACGGAGATCTGCGGGTTCACACAAGGACAACAAACCCCACAGTAACCGCCTGAGTGCCGGCCCTCGGGCCCAGTACCGCCAGTCGCCACGGGGACCCAACGGGGACCGGGCCAAGCCACCACGGGCCAAGGACAAAAAGGAGAACCCGAGCCGGGGGAAGGACGACAAG AACAAGCCTGACGTGTCTGAGAAAGAAGTCAAGAAGTTTGACCGGGGCGGAGAGGACAAAGACCTGATCGAGACGCTGGAGAGGGACATCATATCCCAGAACCCCAACGTCAAATG GGAGGACATTGCCGATTTGGAAGAGGCCAAGAAGCTCCTGAAGGAAGCCGTCGTTCTGCCCATGTGGATGCCGGAGTTCTTCAAAGGAATCAGGAGGCCGTGGAAG GGCGTCCTCATGGTGGGACCCCCGGGGACCGGCAAGACCCTGCTGGCCAAGGCGGTCGCCACCGAGTGCCGGACCACGTTCTTCAACGTGTCGTCGTCCACGCTGACGTCCAAGTACCGCGGCGAGTCGGAGAAGCTCGTGCGCCTGCTGTTCGAAATG GCCCGGTTCTACGCTCCCACCACCATCTTCATAGACGAGATCGACTCCATGTGCGGCCGCAGGGGGACATCCGAGGAGCACGAGGCCAGCAGGAGGGTGAAGGCCGAGCTGCTGGTCCAGATGGACG GTGTCGGCGGCTCCTCGGAAAACGACCCCGCGAAGATGGTGATGGTGCTGGCGGCCACCAACTTCCCGTGGGACATCGACGAGGCCCTGCGGCGGCGCCTGGAGAAGCGGATCTACATTCCCCTGCCCTCAG CCAGGGGGAGAGTGGAGCTCCTGAAGATCAgcctgaaggagctggagctggccGACGACGTGGATCTGGGCAAGATTGCCGAGCAGATGGAGGGCTACTCGGGAGCCGACATCACCAACGTCTGCAG GGACGCGTCGCTCATGGCGATGCGGCGGCGCATCGAGGGCCTGACCCCGGAGGAGATCCGCAACATCTCCCGCGATGAGATGCACATGCCCACCACCATGGAGGACTTCGAGGTGGCGCTGAAGAAGGTGTCCAAGTCTGTGTCTGCAGCCGACCTGGAGAAATACCAGACGTGGATTGACGAATTTGGGTCCTGTTGA
- the LOC114803457 gene encoding glycoprotein integral membrane protein 1-like → MAARPAALLLASCLISACVLGDGTPLRRLWKGEVWMNVVVTDLQQNTEKLQIGLNVSAAENLTYVNDVKQTSGVTRLPCRASLLDRGNSSDGAVLDCVMRLMVDQLHLKSDAGEEVLVLLLTQEVIEVAGSAVQQEDVCEVKLLLSENLETALQFTSFYPMSRSKLSTASREDDVVMTDASAQETVEDQVVLHTTSHYFFRHGETTQEETGAPGKLPETPLWTDTVLPWTTEEKAPADDLLPDTPLRGSISSYNAMCQWVEQLRDRLRHFGAESLPLFFLVMWVVVVGVVGSAVIIRILDLVFPSSQSPGVFHLNPATLLPDDERCGLLENVETDPQDEKKP, encoded by the exons ATGGCGGCGCGACCCGCAGCGCTGCTCCTCGCGTCCTGCCTGATTTCTGCCTGCGTTCTGGGCGACGGGACGCCGCTGCGCCGGCTCTGG AAGGGGGAGGTCTGGATGAACGTGGTGGTGACTGATCTCCAGCAGAACACAGAGAAGCTGCAG ATCGGCCTGAACGTGAGCGCGGCGGAGAACCTGACGTACGTCAACGATGTTAAACAGACGTCTGGGGTGACCAGGCTCCCCTGCCGGGCTTCGCTCT TGGACCGCGGGAACAGCAGCGATGGCGCCGTGCTGGACTGCGTCATGCGGCTGATGGTGGACCAGCTGCATCTGAAGAGCGATGCGGGCGAGGAGgtcctggtcctgctgctgaccCAGGAAGTGATCGAAGTGGCCGGGAGCGCC GTGCAGCAGGAAGACGTGTGTGAGGTGAAATTACTGCTGAGTGAAAATCTGGAGACGGCCCTGCAGTTCACCAGCTTCTACCCGATGTCCAGGAGCAAACTGTCCACGGCATCCAGAGAGGACGACGTGGTGATGACAGACGCGTCAGCTCAGGAGACAG TTGAGGACCAGGTCGTCCTGCACACCACCAGCCACTACTTCTTCAGACACGGCGAGACCACGCAGGAGGAGACCGGCGCGCCGGGGAAGCTGCCAGAAACGCCCTTATGGACGGACACAGTCCTGCCCTGGACCACCGAGGAGAAGGCGCCTGCGGACGACCTGCTTCCTGACACGCCCCTCCGGGGATCCATCTCGTCGTATAAT GCCATGTGTCAGTGGGTGGAGCAGCTGCGGGATCGCCTGCGCCACTTTGGGGCGGAGTCTCTGCCACTCTTCTTCCTGGTcatgtgggtggtggtggtcggGGTGGTCGGCTCGGCCGTCATAATCCGCATCTTGGACCTTGTCTTCCCATCCTCCCAGTCCCC GGGCGTCTTCCACCTCAACCCTGCCACTCTGCTGCCAGACGACGAACgatgtggcctgctggagaaCGTCGAAACGGACCCTCAGGACGAGAAGAAGCCGTAG
- the LOC114763559 gene encoding nephrocan-like, with product MWRLWLLPLGLVYGHACPQKCTCEQAGSVQCFRVQAVPPGLQRDVRSLKLPYNHIKEIKAGDFSMLMELEDISLASCGIETVEVGAFGLQRSLRSLDLQKNKLRQVPRGLPAGLETLRLGHNRIHSLQESTFEGLRRLRVLELHNNLISSLRGNSLSPLVRLDRLYLDANRMEAVQGTLRLPQLHLLSMESNKISSLSSAFFALLQSLRTLRLSGNLLARVPHDLPQGLLHLNLDHNQIRALRSRDMAQLRNLSVLSVSNNRLASVDGGLRLPNLTVLEMPGNNLRALPSRLAPRLERLDCGQNGLQEVGHQHLSAMRHLKHLFLENNTIKHFEGHALRSCFQLTNLALEQNHLSTVPEGLPETLVRLDLKLNRIAAVGEKELRGLKRLQVLNLRNNRLTTLGLPALLHLPRLRRLYLDQNPWNCSCELLRVKRTLLARGVDVAGELCHGPGHAPGGGWRASLLEQDRCEDHIREAAEREQLQVTDIEEDYDYGV from the exons ATGTGGCGACTCTGGCTGCTCCCCCTCGGCCTCGTCTACGGCCACGCCTGCCCGCAGAAATGCACGTGCGAGCAGGCCGGGTCGGTGCAATGTTTCAGGGTGCAGGCCGTGCCCCCGGGCCTCCAGAGAGACGTGAGGAGCCTGAAGCTGCCGTACAACCACATCAAGGAGATCAAG GCAGGCGATTTCTCCATGCTGATGGAGCTGGAGGACATCAGCCTGGCCTCCTGCGGTATTGAGACGGTGGAGGTTGGTGCTTTCGGCCTGCAGCGCTCCTTGAGATCCCTGGACTTGCAGAAGAACAAGCTACGCCAGGTCCCCCGAGGTCTCCCCGCCGGCCTGGAGACCCTCCGTCTGGGTCACAACAGGATCCACAGCCTGCAGGAGTCCACGTTCGAGGGGCTCAGGAGGCTGCGGGTTCTGGAGCTGCACAACAACCTGATCAGCAGCCTGCGTGGAAACAGCCTCTCGCCGCTGGTCAGGCTGGACCGCCTCTACCTGGACGCCAACCGGATGGAAGCTGTGCAAGGAACCCTGAGGCTGCCCCAGCTCCACCTGCTGAGCATGGAGAGCAACAAGATCTCGTCTCTGTCCTCGGCCTTCTTCGCCCTCCTGCAGTCCCTCCGAACGCTACGTCTGTCGGGGAACCTCCTCGCCAGGGTTCCCCACGACCTCCCCCAAGGGCTGCTCCACCTGAACCTGGACCACAACCAGATACGAGCCCTCCGCAGCCGAGACATGGCCCAGCTGAGGAACCTCTCGGTGCTGAGCGTGTCCAACAACAGACTCGCGTCCGTGGACGGAGGCCTCCGGCTGCCCAACCTGACGGTGCTGGAGATGCCGGGAAATAACCTGCGGGCGCTGCCCAGCAGACTGGCGCCCAGGCTGGAGCGGCTGGACTGCGGGCAGAACGGCCTGCAGGAGGTCGGCCACCAGCACCTGTCGGCCATGAGGCACCTGAAGCACCTCTTCCTGGAGAACAACACCATCAAGCACTTTGAAGGCCACGCCCTGAGGAGCTGCTTTCAGCTGACCAACCTGGCGCTGGAGCAGAACCATCTGTCCACCGTTCCAGAAGG GCTTCCTGAGACGCTGGTTCGCCTGGATCTGAAACTCAACCGCATCGCGGCCGTCGGTGAGAAGGAGCTGAGGGGCCTGAAGCGCCTCCAGGTGCTGAACCTGCGCAACAACAGGCTGACGACGCTCGGCCTGCCCGCCCTGCTGCACCTGCCCCGGCTGCGGCGCCTCTACCTGGACCAGAACCCCTGGAACTGCAGCTGCGAGCTGCTGCGGGTGAAGAGGACGCTGCTGGCCCGCGGCGTGGACGTGGCCGGCGAGCTGTGCCACGGGCCGGGCCACGCCCCGGGGGGCGGCTGGAGGGCCAGCCTGCTGGAGCAGGACAGGTGCGAGGACCACATCAGAGAGGCGGCCGAGAGGGAGCAGCTTCAGGTGACGGACATCGAGGAGGATTACGACTACGGGGTGTGA
- the LOC114803078 gene encoding dehydrodolichyl diphosphate synthase complex subunit nus1-like, translating into MAPLYGFVWRLLLALLQLQRTLLLWLRSRLWRRATAALLMPLALGFHDHGRPGKRPGRRAGAPDKLPAHVGLLVADEEPRYPDVAALVVWCAAAGVSYVSVYDGQGSFRRNPSRLMEQILQQQRELLGPEAPRFSVELLSGGAERQERGGEGPSCSGTGTGLSCQTAVKVLCPGDGKLGIVEAARQLCRAVERREGTPEDVDVAALDSLLRESKNVPDPDLVLKFGSVQSTVGFLPWHIRLTEIISLPSHVDVSYEDFLAALQRYAACEQRVGK; encoded by the exons ATGGCGCCGCTGTACGGCTTCGTGTGGCGCCTGCTGCTCGCCCTGCTGCAGCTCCAGCGGACGCTGCTGCTCTGGCTGCGCAGCCGCCTGTGGAGGCGGGCGACGGCCGCGCTGCTCATGCCCCTCGCCCTGGGCTTCCACGACCACGGGCGCCCCGGGAAGCGGCCGGGCCGCCGCGCCGGGGCGCCGGACAAGCTGCCGGCCCACGTCGGGCTGCTGGTCGCGGACGAGGAACCGCGGTACCCGGACGTCGCCGCCCTGGTGGTGTGGTGCGCCGCGGCGGGCGTGTCCTACGTCAGCGTGTACGACGGCCAAG GTTCCTTCAGGAGGAACCCGTCCAGGCTCATGGAGCAGatcctccagcagcagcgggAGCTTCTGGGCCCGGAGGCGCCCCGCTTCTCGGTGGAGCTGCTGAGCGGCGGCGCCGAGCGGCAGGAGCGCGGTGGTGAGGGTCCCTCGTGCTCCGGGACGGGCACGGGTCTCTCCTGCCAGACCGCGGTGAAGGTCCTGTGTCCCGGCGACGGGAAGCTGGGCATCGTGGAGGCGGCGCGGCAGCTGTGCCGGGCGGTGGAGCGGCGGGAGGGGACGCCCGAGGACGTGGACGTCGCCGCGCTGGACTCGCTGCTCAGGG AGTCCAAGAATGTCCCCGATCCGGACCTGGTGTTGAAGTTCGGCTCGGTCCAGAGCACCGTGGGCTTCCTGCCGTGGCACATCAGGCTCACCGAGATCAT CTCCCTGCCGTCCCACGTGGACGTCTCGTACGAGGACTTTCTGGCCGCGCTCCAGCGCTACGCCGCCTGTGAGCAGCGCGTGGGGAAGTGA